From the genome of Pseudomonas sp. WJP1:
TTGAACACCGATTCGGCGAGGTGACGCTGGCCCGGGCGAAAGTCGGCATGGGGAAACGCCAGTTGTTGTGCCGCAAGGTTTCGTCCCTGGCGATGGGCCGTTTCCTGTTCGGCCCAGTGCAGGAACAGGCCGCAATGGTGTTCGAAGAACTGCTTGAGTTCGGCGGCAGCGAACTCCTCGACCAGACAGGTTTCCTTTTCGCTGACGATATCGAAATACACCAGCGCCACGTTGATCTTCGCCAGATCGAGCTTTTGGCACATCAGCCAGCCATAGACCTTGGCCTGTGCCCAATGCAGTTGCCGGTGGTTGGCCGGTTGCTTGCTCAAGTCGCCACGGTAGGTCTTGACCTCTTCGAGGCAGTTTTGCCCGGGATCGTAGCCATCCGCCCTGCCCTTGACCGTCAGCCCCAGATACGCACCTTCAAGGGCGACTTCGCTCTGGTAGCCCTCACTGCGCCGTGACGCCACCGTGCGGTGCCCGGCGATGCCTTCCAGCGCGGTCGGCGACGGGGTGAAGCGCAAGTCGAGGTCGCCGACCTTGGCGGTGAACTCACACAACGCCCGTACCGCGATGCTGTAGCTCAAGCGTCCTGCTCCGCCCATTGCACATAGCACACGGCAATCGGCATCCGGTGCTCATGGCAGAATTCCAGCCAGCGCAGCTGGTTGTCCTGCAGACGATCGCCCGGCCCCTTGACTTCGATCATGCGGTAGGTTTTTTCCTGCGGCCAGAACTGGATCAGGTCCGGCATGCCCGCACGATTGGCCTTGATGTCCAGCAACAAGCGGTTGAACCAGTGCTTGAGGTGCTCGGCGGGCAGGCAGTCCAGCGCCTGCTCCAGCAACGCCTCGCTGAGGGCGCCCCAGAACACGAACGGCGACTGCACGCCCCACTTCTGGGCATAGCGCAGGCGGATGGTTTCCCGGTATCGGCCGTCGTCGAGTTCGTCGAGGCAGGCCTGGAACAACTCGGCCCGGCGACTATGGAAGTCTTCGCTGAGCAGGTCCACCGGACCGCGCTGGAATGGATGGAAAAACGCCCCCGGCAGCGGTGCGAAGATCGCCGGCCAGCACAGCAGGCCGAACAGCGAGTTGATCAGGCTGTTTTCGACGTAGTGAACCGGTGCCGAGTCTTCGCCCAGGTGGGCCTGCACATAGTCCTCCACCGCCAATAAGGGGTCGGTCCGGCTCAGTTGCAGGTCCAGGCGCAACATCTGCCGTGGTGCCGGACGCTTGACCGGCGGCCCTCCCAGCTTGCGACGTAGCCTGGGCAGGACACGCAGCAGGTGTTGCTGCTCAGCGGCGTTTTGCGGCGACTGTTCAGCCTGGCACGCCAGGTCCAGGGCCAGCTTGTACTCGGCGCAGCGCTCCAGCACACGGATCATGCGCAAGCGCGCGCCGGGGTACGCGCAGTCCCGGTAGAGGGTCAATGCGCTGGCGAAATCACCGGCGCGCTCACACGCCTGGCCCATCTGAAACAGCTGTTTGTCACGACGCCTTTGCAGCCAGGGATTGCTCAGCACAAGGCCGTTGATCTGCTCGACAATGCCCGCCACCCCCTCGCCGGCCTCGAACAGCTGCTGGCACTGGTAGAAGAACAGGCAGGCGTCGACGTCCTCGCGACTGCGCAAGCCTCGGGAATCGGCGCAAAACTCGACTTTTTCGTAGGTGAAGATCCCCAGGTCCGCCAGGATGAATTCGGACCAGTCCTGATAAAGATTGCCGAAAAACATCAAGCGCAGGCGATCGCACAGGCTCATGATGGTCAGGCTGAACAAGTGGTCGCTCAACGCCGGACACCAGTCGTTGAAGGACTGCGCTTGATTAAACTGCTCGCACAGTGTCGGCAGCCAATCGATCTTTTTACCTTTGGGTTGAGCAATGGCGTGACCCAGGCATTGAAGTATTTCCGCCTTGAGCAACACTTCGAATAATACCTCGACCGGTATTGGCTCACGCTCGTCGAGCCAGCCCAGCGCCAGCAACGGCCGGGCTGCGCTATCGATGTCACCGATCTCGGCGTAATGCAGTTTGCTGGCGCGGAAATGAATGCCCTTGCGCATGACCAGCCTGACCAGCAGCGCCTGCGGCTCGCGGGGCAAGTCATTGAAGTCGCGAATGAAGCGACGTTCTTCGTCGCTCAACACGTCGGCATAGCGGTGCTCAAGCCAATCAAGCACTTGCATGAAGTTGTTGAGGTAATAGAACGGATCGTCGAGCGGATTGGCGGTCACGGGAAAAAAGGCCACGGCTAGCGAATACTGGTTATGCATACAGATACCAGTAACCCACGGCCCCATGCAAATGGAAAAGGATAAGCGGCGGCGCTGTAAGGGCTTTTTTGCCCCCGCCATCGAACTTTTTACCGTTGCGTGGCACCAATCGCCAGAGCGCTGGATTCGCTTGTAACAGCCACACTGTTTTTTTCGGACAATGAGAGGTGATTATGAACATCAGGAATCTGGGGTTTCCCCTGGCAGTAGCGGCCTTCATCGCCCTGGCCGGCTGCTCGACGCCCACGGTGGTCACCCTGCAGAACGGCACCCAGTATCTGACCAAGGACATGCCAAAAACCAGGACCAAGGACGGTTTCTTCGAGTTCGAGGATATTTCCGGGGCCAAGGTCAGAGTCAGGGCCGATGAAGTGACCACGATTCGCCAGGAAGACTGAGCCCGCGAAGCGTTTTTGCTCCGTGCCCCTGATGTGGCAGGTTTCGAGCACTGCCTTACACTGCGATAGACCCAGTGCGACCGAATGATGGTGTCGAAATGAAAATGGTCACGCCACGTTTGACCTCCCTCCTCGCGGTCGGCGCCTGGGCCTCGATCAGTCTCGGTGCAAGCGCCGCGACACCCGCGCGATCGTTCAATACCAGCTTCGACTGCGCCACGGCCAGGGAGCCCGTTGAAAAGCTTATCTGTCGCGACGCTCGACTGGCGCAGATGGATATCGAGCTGACGCGGTTGTATCGCCTGGCGCTCACCGACGAGCATTCGGTACCGCGGCCGGACAAGGTCGAGATCGACCAGCGCTTCTGGCTGCTCGCCCGCGATCAGTGCGCGGTCGAGGCCGATCCCAAGGCGTGTACGGTGCGCCACTATGCCGAGCGCGCGCACCAACTGCGCCAAGGCTCGGCGATTGCCCGGACCAAGGATCCAAGCAGGCGCACCGAAGGCCCGCAGGCTTTTCGTTGCGCAGGGCTTGGCGCACTGGTGGCCGCCACGTATTTCACGGTCGAACCGGCGGTGGTGTACCTGAAATGGGCCAATACCTCGACCACGCTGGAACAGGTGTCGAGCCCTTCAGGAACCCTTTACAAGGGCAACGACTACAGGGGCAGCCAAAGCTTCTGGCAAGAGGGCAACGATGCGCTGCTGCAAATGCCCGGCGCAGGTCCGATGCGGTGCACGGTCGAACCGGTCAGTTGAACACGCCCATCGAAGGCAACACTGTTCACTGCATGAAACCTTCCATGAACCCCGCGACCCCACTGGCGAGCTTTCGCCGCCAGGGTGCGCTGGCCAGGTTGGCCAGGGTCTGGTCTTCGTGGACGAAGCTGCGGATGATCGCGTTGTAGCCAAGCCAGCGCCAGGGTTCGGGCTCCCAGGCCTTGAGCGCGTCCAGGCCGCCCCGGGCAATCACCCACGGTTGGCGGACCAACTCGGTGTCGCGTTGCAGAATCAGGTCGGCAAGGGTCCTGCCGCCCAGATTGCTGGCGCCGACACCCTCCCCGCCATAACCGCCGGACAAGGCGATGCCGCAGGCTGGGTCGCAGAGCATGTGCGGCTTGAAGCGGCGCGACATGCCCAGGTTGCCGCCCCAGCCATGGGTGATCTGCACATCGCGAAGCTGTGGAAACAATTCGCCGAACAGATAACGCCGCAAATCGATTTCGCTGCGCGTCAGGTCAAAGTCATGGCGCAGCTTGCCGGCAAACTGATAGCCGCCACGGGCGCCGAAGATCAGGCGATTGTCTGCCGTGCGCTGGCCGTAGGTCACCTGGCGACTGCTTTCGCCGAACGCCTGGCCATCACTCAGGCCAATCTCTTCCCAGGTGGTGGCCGACAAGGGTTCGGTGGCCACGATCAGGCTTTGCACCGGTAACTGATAACGCCCCAACGGCGGCAAGCTGGCTGCATAGCCTTCGACCGCCGGCACCACCCAGCGGCTGCGCACCGAGGCCTGGGCCGTGCGCAGGCTGCCGGATTGCCAATGATTCACCGGGCTGTTCTCGTAGATCCGCACGCCCATGCGCTCGACCGCGCACGCCAGCCCCCGAACCAGTTTCGCCGGATGCAGGGTCGCGACGTGCGGCGCATGGATAGCGCCATAAGGCTTGGCCATGCGCAGCTGCTGCGCCAACTGCTCCGGGCTCAGCCAGCGGTAGTCGCTTTCGTTGAGGCCCTGGCTGTACAGCTTGTCCAGGTACTGGCGCAGGATGGTCTCCTGCTCGGGGTAGCGAGCGGCACAGTAAAGCGCGCCACCTTTGCGAAAATCACAATCGATGCCTTCACGTTCGATGACATTCTTTACTTCATCAGGGATGTCATGCAGTAAATCGTAAGAGGCACGACGTTGCTCGGGTGACAAGGCGGCGAGCAGCCGGTCTTCGCCCAGCAGATTGCCCATCAACCACCCGCCGTTACGCCCCGAGGCGCCAAAACCGGCGGTTTGCGCCTCGATGATGACGATGTTCAGGGCGGGAGCCTGGCGCTTGAGGTAGTACGCGGTCCAAAGCCCGGTGTACCCCGCGCCGATGATGGCGACGTCGACGTCCAGATCCTGCTCCAGCGCCGCCCGCGCCAGCAAAGGCTCGTCGAGTTGGTCCATCCACAAACTGATAGTGCGCCACGCCGGCATGCAAGACTCCGCCACTCAGACTTCGATGGCCTGGATCCTACTGCGCGGGCTCAGGCGTTGTCTTGCGCGCGTGCACGCAAGGAAATTTGTTTGACGTAGGCCTTGGGCGACAGGCCGGTGTGCTGGCGGAAACAGCTGTAGAACGCCGACAGTGAATTGAACCCGGCGGCAAACGCCAGCTCGTCGATGCGCCCTGCTGGCATGGCACTGTCCAGTGTGTTGAGCAGGTGCTGCAGGCGGGCCTGGTTGACGTAGCGATAGAAGCTCTGGCCCAACACCTGGTTGAGCAGATAGGAAATCTGATTGCGACTGTACCCGCACTCCTGCGCCACCCGTTGCAGGTCGAGCTGCGGATCGAGATAAGGTTGCTGGCGTTGAAAGTACTGCTGCAGGTCGTTGGCCATGAAGCTCAACTG
Proteins encoded in this window:
- a CDS encoding VRR-NUC domain-containing protein → MHNQYSLAVAFFPVTANPLDDPFYYLNNFMQVLDWLEHRYADVLSDEERRFIRDFNDLPREPQALLVRLVMRKGIHFRASKLHYAEIGDIDSAARPLLALGWLDEREPIPVEVLFEVLLKAEILQCLGHAIAQPKGKKIDWLPTLCEQFNQAQSFNDWCPALSDHLFSLTIMSLCDRLRLMFFGNLYQDWSEFILADLGIFTYEKVEFCADSRGLRSREDVDACLFFYQCQQLFEAGEGVAGIVEQINGLVLSNPWLQRRRDKQLFQMGQACERAGDFASALTLYRDCAYPGARLRMIRVLERCAEYKLALDLACQAEQSPQNAAEQQHLLRVLPRLRRKLGGPPVKRPAPRQMLRLDLQLSRTDPLLAVEDYVQAHLGEDSAPVHYVENSLINSLFGLLCWPAIFAPLPGAFFHPFQRGPVDLLSEDFHSRRAELFQACLDELDDGRYRETIRLRYAQKWGVQSPFVFWGALSEALLEQALDCLPAEHLKHWFNRLLLDIKANRAGMPDLIQFWPQEKTYRMIEVKGPGDRLQDNQLRWLEFCHEHRMPIAVCYVQWAEQDA
- a CDS encoding YgdI/YgdR family lipoprotein, giving the protein MNIRNLGFPLAVAAFIALAGCSTPTVVTLQNGTQYLTKDMPKTRTKDGFFEFEDISGAKVRVRADEVTTIRQED
- a CDS encoding MliC family protein; this encodes MKMVTPRLTSLLAVGAWASISLGASAATPARSFNTSFDCATAREPVEKLICRDARLAQMDIELTRLYRLALTDEHSVPRPDKVEIDQRFWLLARDQCAVEADPKACTVRHYAERAHQLRQGSAIARTKDPSRRTEGPQAFRCAGLGALVAATYFTVEPAVVYLKWANTSTTLEQVSSPSGTLYKGNDYRGSQSFWQEGNDALLQMPGAGPMRCTVEPVS
- a CDS encoding NAD(P)/FAD-dependent oxidoreductase; the encoded protein is MPAWRTISLWMDQLDEPLLARAALEQDLDVDVAIIGAGYTGLWTAYYLKRQAPALNIVIIEAQTAGFGASGRNGGWLMGNLLGEDRLLAALSPEQRRASYDLLHDIPDEVKNVIEREGIDCDFRKGGALYCAARYPEQETILRQYLDKLYSQGLNESDYRWLSPEQLAQQLRMAKPYGAIHAPHVATLHPAKLVRGLACAVERMGVRIYENSPVNHWQSGSLRTAQASVRSRWVVPAVEGYAASLPPLGRYQLPVQSLIVATEPLSATTWEEIGLSDGQAFGESSRQVTYGQRTADNRLIFGARGGYQFAGKLRHDFDLTRSEIDLRRYLFGELFPQLRDVQITHGWGGNLGMSRRFKPHMLCDPACGIALSGGYGGEGVGASNLGGRTLADLILQRDTELVRQPWVIARGGLDALKAWEPEPWRWLGYNAIIRSFVHEDQTLANLASAPWRRKLASGVAGFMEGFMQ